The following proteins come from a genomic window of Tepidibacillus fermentans:
- the tig gene encoding trigger factor, with translation MQTKWEKIEKNKVNLHVEVEAEKLDEALDKAFKKVVKRINVPGFRKGKVPRKIFESRFGVEALYNDALDILLPEAYEQAINENGIEPVDRPEIDIETIEKGKPFVFTATVIVKPEVELGEYKALEVPEKDFSVKEEDIEAELKQLQNRHAELEVVEDGEVQNGDIAVIDFEGFLNGEPFEGGKGEKYSLEIGSGTFIPGFEEQLIGMKKGEEKEIQVTFPENYHNEDLAGKETTFKVKVHDIKRKKLPELDDEFAKDVDFETLEELKADIKNKLEERAKHEEEHYRRDTVIEKATENATVEIPEVMIENEIQAMIREFEQQLAYQGLNLDLYYQFTNSDEAALKEQFKNDAEKRVKTNLVLEAIAKAENIEVTDEEVEKELEKLAEQYKRDVEEIRSLFTARSNGLEGIKSDIQIRKTIDFLVEQSK, from the coding sequence ATGCAAACAAAATGGGAAAAAATAGAAAAAAATAAAGTAAACCTACATGTAGAAGTTGAGGCTGAAAAACTAGACGAAGCATTAGACAAAGCATTTAAAAAAGTAGTTAAACGTATTAATGTACCAGGTTTCCGAAAAGGTAAAGTACCTCGCAAAATTTTTGAGTCTCGTTTTGGGGTAGAAGCTTTATATAATGATGCTTTAGATATTTTATTACCTGAAGCGTATGAGCAAGCCATCAACGAGAATGGTATTGAGCCGGTAGATCGTCCAGAAATTGATATTGAAACTATTGAAAAAGGTAAACCATTTGTATTTACTGCGACGGTCATCGTGAAACCAGAAGTTGAACTTGGTGAATATAAAGCATTAGAGGTTCCAGAAAAAGATTTCTCGGTAAAAGAAGAAGATATCGAAGCAGAATTAAAACAACTCCAAAACCGTCATGCTGAGTTAGAAGTTGTTGAAGATGGAGAAGTTCAAAATGGTGATATCGCTGTTATCGACTTTGAAGGTTTCCTAAATGGTGAACCTTTTGAAGGTGGAAAAGGTGAAAAGTATTCCTTAGAAATCGGTTCTGGTACCTTCATCCCTGGTTTTGAAGAACAACTTATTGGAATGAAAAAGGGAGAGGAAAAAGAAATTCAAGTCACTTTCCCTGAAAACTACCATAACGAAGATTTAGCAGGAAAAGAAACGACATTCAAAGTAAAAGTACATGATATTAAACGTAAAAAACTTCCAGAATTAGATGATGAATTTGCGAAAGATGTTGATTTCGAAACGTTAGAAGAGTTAAAAGCGGATATTAAAAACAAACTTGAAGAACGTGCAAAACATGAGGAAGAACATTACCGTCGTGACACTGTCATTGAAAAGGCAACGGAAAATGCAACTGTTGAGATTCCAGAAGTCATGATTGAGAATGAAATTCAGGCTATGATTCGTGAATTCGAGCAACAGTTGGCTTACCAGGGGTTAAACCTTGATCTATATTATCAATTCACCAATTCCGATGAAGCAGCTTTAAAAGAGCAATTTAAAAATGATGCAGAAAAACGTGTAAAAACGAACCTTGTTCTCGAAGCGATTGCTAAGGCAGAAAATATTGAGGTTACTGATGAAGAAGTAGAAAAAGAACTTGAAAAACTTGCAGAGCAATACAAGCGTGATGTAGAAGAAATCCGTTCCTTATTCACAGCGCGTTCTAATGGTTTAGAAGGAATAAAATCCGATATCCAAATTCGTAAAACCATTGACTTCTTAGTTGAACAAAGCAAATAA
- a CDS encoding XTP/dITP diphosphatase, which produces MNNRQAPNNKIVLATKNQGKIQEFKTLFSGLGIEILSLKEFENVPEIIEDGTSFEENAKKKAETICQFTRLPTIADDSGLVVDALAGAPGINSARYAGENATDEQNNQKLLHALAGIPKEKRKARFVAYLAFAVPNKETIGVEDIVEGYILESPRGQRGFGYDPLFYLPELGKTMAELDPEIKNQISHRGKAMRRLFHLLKGEWEQ; this is translated from the coding sequence TTGAACAACAGACAAGCACCCAACAATAAAATCGTTCTCGCCACGAAAAACCAAGGAAAAATTCAGGAATTTAAAACGCTATTTTCAGGACTTGGTATTGAAATTTTATCGTTAAAAGAATTTGAGAATGTCCCTGAAATCATTGAAGATGGAACTAGTTTTGAAGAAAATGCCAAGAAGAAAGCAGAAACGATTTGCCAATTTACAAGGTTACCGACCATTGCTGATGATTCTGGTTTAGTTGTGGATGCATTGGCTGGAGCTCCAGGCATTAATTCTGCTCGCTATGCTGGCGAAAACGCAACCGATGAACAAAACAATCAGAAGCTGTTACATGCATTAGCAGGTATACCAAAGGAAAAACGCAAAGCTCGTTTTGTCGCATATTTAGCCTTTGCCGTTCCCAATAAAGAAACAATCGGTGTAGAAGATATAGTAGAGGGGTATATCCTTGAGTCTCCAAGGGGGCAACGTGGGTTTGGATATGATCCATTATTTTATCTGCCTGAGTTGGGCAAAACAATGGCAGAGCTTGATCCAGAAATAAAAAATCAAATTAGCCATCGTGGTAAAGCAATGAGAAGATTATTTCATCTATTGAAAGGTGAATGGGAACAATAG
- the rph gene encoding ribonuclease PH, with protein MRPDNRNVDELRKVKITNHYIKHAEGSVLIEVGDTKVICTATIEEKVPPFMRGEGKGWITAEYAMIPRATHTRNARESTKGKVSGRTMEISRLIGRALRSVVDLEALGERTIWIDCDVIQADGGTRTASITGAFVAMADACHRLVQEGKVNKMPIQNFVAATSVGIIENEVRLDLSYEEDSQAIVDMNIVMTDQGKYVELQGTGEETPFTANELDQLLRLGKKGVEELIQVQKEVMKEYVDLIGKIEVEGETQVEQQTSTQQ; from the coding sequence ATGAGACCTGATAACAGAAATGTAGATGAACTACGAAAAGTAAAAATCACAAATCATTATATTAAGCATGCAGAAGGCTCTGTTTTAATTGAAGTGGGAGATACAAAGGTTATTTGTACAGCAACAATTGAAGAAAAAGTTCCTCCTTTTATGCGAGGTGAAGGAAAGGGATGGATCACTGCTGAATATGCAATGATTCCAAGAGCAACTCATACACGAAATGCGAGAGAATCAACGAAAGGAAAAGTTAGTGGTCGAACAATGGAGATTTCCCGATTAATTGGCAGAGCATTGCGATCTGTTGTTGATTTAGAAGCGTTAGGAGAAAGAACGATTTGGATTGATTGCGATGTGATTCAAGCAGATGGTGGAACCAGAACGGCTTCGATTACAGGGGCTTTTGTTGCAATGGCAGATGCTTGTCATCGGTTAGTTCAAGAAGGAAAAGTAAACAAAATGCCTATTCAAAATTTTGTTGCAGCAACAAGTGTCGGCATTATCGAAAATGAAGTGAGATTAGATCTATCCTACGAAGAGGATTCTCAAGCAATCGTTGATATGAACATTGTGATGACCGATCAAGGAAAATATGTTGAACTACAAGGAACTGGTGAAGAGACTCCTTTTACTGCAAATGAATTAGATCAGTTACTACGTTTAGGGAAAAAAGGTGTGGAAGAATTGATCCAAGTTCAAAAAGAAGTGATGAAAGAATATGTTGATCTTATTGGAAAAATAGAGGTTGAAGGAGAAACGCAAGTTGAACAACAGACAAGCACCCAACAATAA
- a CDS encoding GerMN domain-containing protein, with amino-acid sequence MFKRNKLSLLIILSLVFTLLSGCGIYGPEETSKDIDPPPALDAKDSTGTVDVTTEENGDATTADQKQQVKFTIYFFDEKRDVVPYTMDIPKVEGIGQEVLKYMTVGGPAEGKIPQGFKAVLPKGTKSSMTVKADQKLAIVDFSKEFLSYEAKSAADEKKILDAITWTLTEFPTIDKVEIRVNGYPLESMPTWKTPIVGPLSRADGINMELGNNIKIGQTTTVTLYFYRSMGDKQYLVPVTRMVPETNDLAKATLEQLVIGPKAGTGLTSPILPSTKILDVKVERQMVIANFDNQILGPNKEVSKEELDILVWSLTENTGAKSVQIKVNGKTDTLTDNLAKPIMRPEKINTSIL; translated from the coding sequence ATGTTTAAACGAAACAAATTATCATTATTGATAATCTTGAGTCTAGTATTCACTCTACTATCTGGTTGTGGAATATATGGGCCAGAAGAAACTTCAAAAGACATTGATCCACCACCTGCATTGGATGCAAAGGATAGTACAGGAACGGTAGATGTAACAACAGAGGAAAATGGAGATGCAACGACGGCTGATCAAAAACAGCAAGTGAAATTTACGATCTACTTTTTCGATGAAAAAAGGGATGTTGTTCCATATACAATGGATATCCCAAAGGTGGAAGGAATTGGGCAAGAAGTATTAAAATATATGACTGTTGGTGGTCCAGCTGAAGGTAAAATCCCTCAAGGATTTAAAGCTGTTTTACCAAAAGGTACGAAGTCTTCAATGACTGTGAAGGCCGATCAAAAATTAGCAATCGTCGATTTCTCCAAGGAATTTTTATCTTATGAGGCAAAGTCTGCTGCAGATGAGAAAAAAATTTTAGATGCGATTACATGGACATTAACAGAATTTCCAACCATTGATAAAGTGGAAATTCGCGTGAATGGTTATCCGTTAGAGTCGATGCCAACATGGAAAACACCGATTGTTGGACCTTTGAGTAGAGCAGATGGAATCAATATGGAATTAGGAAATAACATTAAGATTGGTCAAACCACCACCGTAACACTATATTTTTATCGGAGTATGGGTGATAAACAATATCTTGTTCCTGTAACGAGAATGGTTCCTGAGACAAACGATCTTGCAAAAGCAACACTTGAACAATTAGTAATTGGCCCAAAAGCAGGAACAGGTTTAACATCGCCAATCTTACCATCTACCAAAATACTTGATGTAAAAGTAGAACGACAAATGGTCATTGCAAATTTTGATAATCAAATTTTAGGTCCCAATAAAGAAGTATCAAAGGAAGAATTGGATATTCTCGTTTGGTCATTAACAGAAAACACGGGTGCAAAATCAGTTCAAATCAAAGTGAATGGAAAAACAGATACTCTTACAGATAACTTAGCAAAACCGATCATGCGTCCAGAAAAAATTAATACTTCAATTTTGTGA
- the racE gene encoding glutamate racemase yields MEEQKAIGILDSGVGGLTVVKEVFRQLPKEKVIYFGDTARCPYGPRLLEEVKEFTLEIVDFLLAQNVKMIVIACNTATAAALQEVKKKVKIPVVGVIRPGSLSAIKHTQTGEIGVIGTEGTIQSGAYENTLKQINPKLKVTSHACPTLVPLVESGIEDEITIRQVVKDALKPILSQKMDSLILGCTHYPLISKYIQEVVGDQVKLLSSAEETAREVSTILHHQNLLNQTENEPEHHFYTTGDVVHFKQIAEKWLGRAIEVTHIELAKKNEEKSSIKK; encoded by the coding sequence ATGGAAGAACAAAAAGCAATAGGAATCTTGGATTCAGGTGTTGGTGGTTTGACTGTTGTGAAAGAAGTATTTCGACAATTACCAAAGGAAAAAGTCATCTATTTTGGTGATACAGCTAGGTGTCCATATGGCCCTCGCTTACTTGAGGAAGTAAAAGAGTTTACATTAGAAATCGTAGATTTTTTGTTAGCACAAAACGTTAAAATGATCGTAATCGCTTGTAATACAGCAACCGCTGCAGCCTTACAAGAGGTGAAAAAGAAGGTCAAGATTCCTGTTGTTGGAGTGATCCGTCCAGGAAGTTTATCAGCGATCAAACATACTCAAACTGGAGAAATTGGTGTAATCGGGACGGAAGGAACCATTCAAAGTGGTGCATATGAAAATACCTTAAAACAAATTAATCCCAAATTAAAGGTTACTAGTCATGCTTGTCCAACTTTGGTTCCTCTTGTCGAAAGCGGTATTGAAGATGAAATCACGATCCGTCAAGTCGTGAAAGACGCCTTAAAACCGATTTTGAGTCAAAAGATGGATTCATTAATATTAGGTTGTACTCATTATCCACTTATTAGTAAATACATCCAGGAAGTAGTTGGTGATCAGGTCAAATTACTAAGTTCAGCGGAAGAGACAGCTAGGGAAGTAAGTACCATTCTTCATCACCAAAACCTTCTCAATCAGACGGAAAATGAACCCGAACATCATTTCTATACTACGGGTGATGTGGTTCATTTTAAACAAATTGCTGAGAAATGGTTAGGTAGAGCCATTGAAGTCACTCATATCGAACTTGCAAAGAAAAATGAGGAAAAAAGTTCTATCAAAAAATGA
- a CDS encoding MarR family winged helix-turn-helix transcriptional regulator, whose amino-acid sequence MHSPELISEIEYLLRKISGIIKQKGREILNDFPITLPQFIALQWLNEDGDMTIGELSNKMYLAFSTTTDLVDRMEKNGLVERVRDQKDRRVVQIHLLNKGKEIINEVLEARREYLAHILENMNQEEVDQMAISLKKLLKKMDEEV is encoded by the coding sequence ATGCATTCTCCTGAGCTAATCAGCGAAATTGAATATCTATTACGCAAAATTAGTGGAATTATCAAACAGAAAGGTAGAGAGATTCTCAACGATTTTCCAATAACCCTCCCACAATTTATTGCTTTACAATGGTTAAATGAAGACGGAGATATGACTATTGGGGAATTAAGCAACAAAATGTATCTCGCATTTAGCACAACCACTGATCTCGTCGATCGAATGGAGAAAAATGGGTTAGTGGAAAGGGTACGGGATCAAAAAGATCGAAGAGTGGTTCAGATTCATCTTTTAAATAAAGGAAAAGAAATTATTAACGAGGTATTAGAAGCAAGACGAGAATACCTTGCCCATATTCTAGAGAATATGAATCAAGAAGAAGTTGATCAAATGGCAATTTCACTTAAAAAACTTTTAAAAAAAATGGATGAAGAAGTTTAA
- a CDS encoding helix-turn-helix domain-containing protein produces the protein MKGNDQHAKPLLTNREREVFELLVQDKTTKEIAKQLFISEKTVRNHISNVMQKLGVKGRSQAVVELVRLGELKI, from the coding sequence TTGAAGGGTAATGACCAGCACGCTAAACCACTGTTAACAAACCGAGAAAGAGAAGTATTCGAATTACTAGTGCAAGACAAAACGACCAAAGAAATTGCTAAGCAACTATTCATAAGTGAAAAAACCGTTCGTAACCATATTAGCAATGTGATGCAAAAGCTAGGTGTGAAGGGTCGTTCGCAAGCGGTTGTTGAATTGGTTCGGCTCGGGGAACTGAAAATTTAA
- a CDS encoding M24 family metallopeptidase, translating into MNYSLVPESEIKSRIEKLQMQLQKKGIDSALIIQHVDLFYYSGTMQNAMMVIPATGEAILFVKKSLERAKRETMIETLPMPSLKQFPDQLMERGIYLQKMGLELDVLPYGQYARIQKVFAATELVDISPIIRAQRSVKSPYEIELIRQSAKVAYEAILEVPKILKPNMREIDFVAEIEKFVRLRGHIGNMRLRAFNQELFLGMVVSGEAAAKPTGFDGPAGGEGLSPAMPQGAGWKVIRENEPILIDIAVAVNGYIVDQSRIAVIGELEPQLEEAYQVALSIIKETEKNARPGTLWSEHYLHAVKMAEEVGLKDYFMGFKQDQAKFLGHGVGIELDELPVLAKGLDQPLEVGMVIAIEPKFTFPGKGVVGIENTYVVTENGLQALSYAPEEIIRIK; encoded by the coding sequence ATGAATTACTCTTTGGTACCTGAAAGTGAGATTAAGTCAAGAATCGAAAAACTACAAATGCAATTGCAAAAAAAAGGAATTGATAGCGCATTGATCATCCAACATGTGGATTTATTTTATTATTCTGGTACCATGCAAAACGCAATGATGGTCATTCCTGCTACTGGAGAAGCAATTCTTTTCGTTAAAAAAAGCTTGGAACGGGCAAAAAGAGAAACAATGATCGAAACGTTGCCAATGCCTAGTCTGAAACAGTTTCCTGACCAATTGATGGAAAGAGGTATTTATTTACAGAAAATGGGTTTAGAATTAGACGTTCTTCCTTATGGACAGTATGCACGGATTCAAAAAGTATTTGCAGCAACTGAGTTAGTCGATATTTCGCCAATCATTCGTGCCCAAAGAAGTGTAAAATCACCATATGAGATTGAGTTGATTCGTCAGTCTGCAAAAGTTGCATATGAAGCGATACTAGAAGTGCCAAAGATTCTAAAACCGAATATGAGAGAAATTGATTTTGTCGCTGAGATAGAAAAGTTTGTGCGTTTGCGGGGACACATTGGAAATATGAGGCTTCGGGCATTCAATCAAGAACTTTTTCTCGGAATGGTTGTTTCGGGTGAAGCTGCTGCAAAACCGACTGGCTTTGATGGTCCAGCAGGAGGGGAAGGGCTATCCCCAGCAATGCCCCAAGGAGCTGGATGGAAAGTAATTAGAGAAAATGAACCGATTTTAATCGATATTGCAGTAGCGGTAAATGGTTATATCGTTGATCAATCACGGATAGCTGTGATCGGAGAATTAGAACCTCAATTAGAAGAGGCTTATCAAGTAGCTTTATCGATTATCAAAGAAACAGAAAAGAATGCAAGACCAGGAACATTATGGTCTGAACATTATCTCCATGCGGTTAAAATGGCAGAAGAGGTAGGGCTAAAAGATTATTTTATGGGATTTAAGCAAGATCAGGCGAAATTCCTCGGCCATGGAGTAGGAATTGAGTTAGATGAGTTACCCGTTCTAGCAAAAGGATTGGATCAGCCTTTAGAAGTAGGAATGGTCATTGCCATCGAACCGAAATTCACTTTTCCTGGGAAAGGTGTAGTTGGTATTGAAAACACTTATGTTGTGACAGAAAATGGATTACAGGCATTATCCTATGCACCAGAAGAAATTATTCGAATAAAATAA
- a CDS encoding RluA family pseudouridine synthase, with protein MNPLIQVSIPMEWDGLMIKEILFNHYQFSRKSLSKVKNTKGIYLNGEPVYVTVRVHRGDLLQIYVPIETSEFIPPEPVDFEIVYEDQDIVVVNKPAGIVVHPTKSHPNRTLANGLVYYWKAKGERFRFRPVHRLDRDTSGLLVIAKNQYAHHKLALQLQDRTLKRTYRAIVHGYVAEDKGIIDAPIMKDPEHALRRIVVTDLHPETKPAITYYKVIERFSDATLIELQLATGRTHQIRVHMSYIGHPLVGDELYGGEIGENGMQRQALHAIELEFHHPTTEKSLHYHAPLPLDMQSFLFQHLA; from the coding sequence ATGAATCCATTAATCCAAGTATCAATACCGATGGAATGGGACGGTTTAATGATCAAAGAGATTCTGTTTAATCATTATCAATTTTCACGAAAATCTTTAAGTAAAGTTAAAAATACAAAAGGAATCTATTTAAATGGTGAGCCGGTATATGTGACCGTACGTGTTCATCGTGGCGACCTTTTACAGATTTATGTACCGATTGAAACATCAGAATTTATTCCACCTGAACCGGTTGACTTTGAGATCGTTTATGAAGATCAGGATATTGTGGTTGTAAATAAACCTGCTGGTATTGTTGTTCATCCTACAAAGTCTCACCCAAACAGAACTTTGGCCAATGGTTTGGTTTATTATTGGAAAGCAAAAGGTGAACGATTTCGCTTTCGACCAGTGCATCGGCTTGATCGTGATACTTCTGGGTTACTTGTGATTGCCAAAAATCAATACGCTCATCATAAACTTGCTCTTCAGCTACAAGACCGAACCTTAAAAAGAACATATCGTGCCATTGTTCATGGTTACGTAGCCGAGGATAAAGGGATTATCGATGCACCTATTATGAAGGATCCAGAACATGCTTTGCGGCGAATTGTCGTAACTGATCTTCATCCCGAAACCAAACCTGCGATCACTTATTATAAAGTCATTGAACGATTCAGTGATGCAACTTTAATTGAACTGCAGTTAGCAACAGGAAGAACCCATCAAATCCGAGTCCATATGAGTTACATCGGTCACCCTCTTGTTGGTGATGAATTGTATGGTGGGGAAATAGGAGAAAATGGGATGCAAAGACAAGCCCTTCATGCCATTGAATTAGAGTTTCATCACCCAACAACAGAAAAGTCTCTACACTATCATGCACCTTTACCGTTAGATATGCAAAGTTTCCTTTTTCAACATCTGGCCTAA
- the tpx gene encoding thiol peroxidase, with product MEERNGVVTFGGKPVTLLGPEIKVGDKAPDFTVVDNSLNPKSLKDFEGVKLISVVPSLDTPVCDAQTRRFNEEAAKLNATILTISVDLPFAQKRWCGAAGIDKVITLSDYQTMSFGSAYGTYIKDLRLEARAVFVINSKNEVTYVEYVKEVTEHPNYEKALEAVKAAQ from the coding sequence ATGGAAGAACGTAATGGAGTAGTTACTTTTGGAGGAAAACCCGTCACTTTACTTGGACCAGAGATTAAGGTTGGAGATAAAGCTCCTGATTTTACCGTCGTAGATAACAGCTTAAACCCAAAATCACTAAAGGATTTCGAAGGAGTAAAATTAATTAGCGTCGTTCCTTCTTTAGACACACCTGTTTGTGATGCACAAACAAGACGTTTTAATGAAGAAGCTGCTAAATTAAATGCAACCATTTTAACGATAAGTGTTGATTTACCTTTTGCACAAAAACGCTGGTGTGGAGCAGCAGGAATTGATAAAGTGATTACATTATCTGATTATCAAACCATGTCCTTTGGTAGTGCATATGGTACATATATTAAAGATCTACGTTTAGAAGCTCGTGCTGTTTTTGTAATCAATTCGAAAAATGAAGTTACTTATGTTGAATATGTAAAAGAAGTTACTGAACATCCAAATTATGAAAAAGCACTAGAAGCTGTAAAAGCAGCACAATAA